The following are from one region of the Serinus canaria isolate serCan28SL12 chromosome 8, serCan2020, whole genome shotgun sequence genome:
- the SELENOF gene encoding selenoprotein F, whose amino-acid sequence MAAAAELGALGRRWLCWLLGLQAVSVYGAQLSSEACRELGFSSNLLCSSCNLLGQFNLNQLDPFCRECCQEEAQLETKKLYAGAVLEVCGUKLGRFPQVQAFVRSDKPKLFRGLQIKYVRGSDPVLKLLDDSGNIAEELSILKWNTDSVEEFLSEKLERL is encoded by the exons atggcggcggcggccgagCTTGGGGCGCTGGGGCGGcgctggctgtgctggctcctggggctgcaggcg GTAAGTGTTTATGGAGCACAGTTGTCATCAGAAGCTTGCAGAGAGCTGGGCTTCTCCAGTAACTTGCTGTGCAGTTCTTGCAACCTTCTTGGGCAGTTCAATCTGAATCAGCTGGATCCGTTCTGCAGGGAGTGCTGCCAGGAAGAAGCTCAGCTGGAAACTAAAAAG CTTTATGCAGGAGCTGTCCTAGAAGTATGTGGATGAAAACTGGGAAGGTTCCCTCAAGTCCAGG CTTTTGTCAGGAGTGATAAGCCAAAACTCTTCAGGGGGCTGCAGATCAAG TATGTGCGTGGTTCTGACCCTGTACTAAAGCTGCTGGACGACAGTGGGAACATTGCAGAAGAACTGAGCATCCTCAAGTGGAACACAGACAGTGTGGAAGAATTTCTAAGTGAAAAATTAGAACGTCTATAA